A segment of the Lycium barbarum isolate Lr01 chromosome 7, ASM1917538v2, whole genome shotgun sequence genome:
TTCACTCTCTATTCGTCTTTCACCTTTTCTTTACAAGAATActtttaaatttataatttttgtaaaagttttaagggtattttagaaATTTCAACAAAAGAGCAACTTATTAACACTTCTTTACCCAACATATCAATTGTTTGTTATCAGTTTTAACATTTCTATCCAAATACGTAACGACTTATCATTTTTAATATCTAAAAGTTTTTCAACACTTATTGCTTACCAGCTATTTTTAATCAGCTAACTTAAATgggttttaagttatatttataaCCAAAAGGTCATTCTAAGTTTGCTTAAATAATATCTCACATGTATAATGCTTGAAAAATGAATGCAAAATTAGAGGTAGATTAAATGGTTTGTAAAGCTACAAAGTGTATTTTCCTACTAGCCCAAGTTATTCCTGGTAGTATAGTCCACAAGAAGCTCATTTCGTAATGGGCTTTTAAAAGAAGCCTCAACTAAACAAGAAAAAAAGAGCCTTTTCCGGTTCTATTCCAACGAGGCACCTAACTAGATAGTACCACATCGACCAAAAGCTGGAACTCCCTTCAATTTATATAGCAACACCTTAACACATGTGTTCGTCCCTTCGGGGACATTCGATAAAATTGGAACGATATAGAGAAGATTAGCATGGCCCCTGCGCAAGGATGACACGCACAAATCGAGAAATGGTCCAAATTTTTTTGACAATCCAATCCCCCATTTTTGCTCTGTGTTTATggtcacagttttttttttttttggctccatTCGACATTTTTGATCCGGGCTCTCCATTTGAAGGCATTATGGTTTATACAGACCAAAGTGTTATACGGTGTTGGAAATTAATCTTCTGTTTATAATCTCAAAATTAATGAAGGCATATGAAGGCTTTGTTATTTTAATGAAGTGGAAGCAACAATAAGGGGTTTAGTGGGGTTTTGTGAAGTTTTTAATGAAGTGATTCTTGATGAGGTTGTTACTGACGTTTGAAATGTGAGTTCTTGATTTGAAGTGTAGTTTAGGATTTTTTATCTCTGTGGTCGAGAAAtagtccaatttttttttttttatatatataattgttaTAAAGCTTTTTGCTTTACCAATATTAATTTGAGTTTTCTTAAATTTTTGTTTACAGAGTGAAATGTGAATTTTGCATTGATCACATTGTTCAGTGAGCAAATTTGGGCTTGGAACATATTAGGTATCACaccaataaaaataattaaagaaaTAGACTATGTGTGagtttaaatattttaaatgttTTCTTAATTTGGGTGAATGTATCTTTTGAGCTTGTTATTTGATATTTAAATAGAAGATAGTGTTAAATGTTGGAAGAAGGTTTGtgttgttggtgttggaaataaaGTAATGAAAGGTGATAAAATTGTGTTTCCAAAAGATATTACATTTATTCAAATAGGCAAGGACATGTGAATATACCAATGAAAGTTAGTATGCTGTCTAGGAGGCAAGGACATTTTGCTATGTGGatctttcaatatatatatatgcacttcTGGCGGGCGGGTTGGATTAGTTTAGTACTTTGTAATGATTTTCACGCAAAAGACATGTAAGTCATTTGCATTTTGATAAATCCTATGTTGttcggatccttcaaaaatttTGATCATCCAAAAATGCAtagcttttggaggatccgacccACACCCAATGATATTTTTAAAGAGCCCAAGCAACATAAGATAAACTACACAGAAACATCTATTACATGTCATATTACAAAAAAATGTAGTACAGTGTGTTTAGTCATtacatttaataattttttatatgACCAGGGAAGTGTATTCTTTGTTCTGAACAATAATGATTACAGAATTGATTACCACTGTCATATATTTAATCCTGCCTAGATAGGTTTGCAATTGTCCTTTCAAACAAATTCTATATCTCTTCTAGAGAGATGGTTGAGACTCCTCGTTTTTTGTTCCATCCTCAAGTACATGAACTTATGAACTCTCGGTTTCTGTAGTTGACCAATTCGTTACAATATAGCCAAGTCATTTTTTATTAACATAACAAGGACACAAGGCCCTTATTGCAGCCCGCCCTTGTGCTTGTGTCGAACTATGTGAATGTGAAGCTGAGAATGATATCTAGTCATAgttacaagttatatagcttggATCTTGGGAGACACTCAACCAACAAAACTATTTTTTGTTCGGATTTTGGTCTTTGTATACGTGTTATATTCATACATGATACAACAGTTGCCTGTGGTTTTCATCTTCTGAATCATTGGCATAACTTGTCTCATTAACTCAACAGTCACCTCTTACAACCACTATAGTCGCGTGGAGTTAGAGAGAGTTTTCTGGACAAATATCATTTCAACTCTAGCAAATAGTTTGAATTTATAGTCTTTTCATTTGAGTAACTTGTTTGTGATTCTTATCAAGGTTGTAAATTAACTATATCCCTAATTCCATAGGGACACAACTATTTTGGCCATAAAGTGTGCAAAAGTTGGGACTTCCACAGGGATTCTGGAAACATATCATACGCGCTGCACTGCTTCCTAGAAATTTTGatataaaaaaagaaattcaTTTTCCTGTTGATGGAGCTAGGATGCTTATTTTAGAGTCAGCATTGTTATTATCCCTTTTATCAGGTAACTGATTCTTCTTGAGCATTAAGGCCAGTTTGAATTGTTCCCATGCATAATTGTTGTATTCTGCTGCTTGTGGTTTGTTTATTTGAACTATGTGTTCATCTTTTCGGACGATTTCTGGTCATGCTGGTTGGAAACCAACCATACAGTTCATTTCTGGCTAATCTTATTCCATCTCATCAATGAATCCAGTGTTAGTAAAAGCATTTGTGTTGTCCCTTAAAGGGATGGAGCGATGCGAGCGAcagtggcggagctaggattttcactaagggggttcaaaaatataaaagagtaagaaacgaggaagccaagggggttcaacatctactatttatacataaaaaataattttaaccttgtgtaTACATGATAATTTTTTGACGAAGGGGGTTCAGGTGAACACCCTGGCTAccacttggctccgcccctggcgAGCGAGGGGTTATTGCTTTATGGATGAAGCCATGTGCGCTTCAAACAATGACGCCCAAAGTGATCCCAACAAGAAACAGTCGGTTCTTCGAATTTCAATTCTTGGGAATTGGTTTAATATAATTGTATTAGAGTATGTTGAAATTAGTTACACTTCAGTTGCAAATTGATTATTATAGTACTATACTCATATATGTTTGGTATTTTTTTAGTTTTCCGTAAATTGTGCACTTTACATCAAATAAGTTATGGACTTTCTCAGTTtctttgcgcttttcgcttttaaAAACATTGATGAGGACAATCTCTTTGAATTTTTATTGGATGCCTAATTAAGAGTCCCAGTTTCTATTTCAGCATACTGCAACTGCCAGAAAGGTCAAAATGGATAAGAGGTGCAGTTAAAATGGACAAAGCTTAGGGTCTTAgacagaaaaataaaataaaaataaaggataTGGGCTCTTATAAATCAGACTAATCAGGAAAAAGAAATGAAGGATATGGGCTCTCTGGAAAGGCTCTCTTAATCATGAACAAAATGACATAAGTATTCAATATCCATTTGGAGTTTTGTGAATCCAATCCAAAATTTTCATTCTGATTTTGACATGAGGTAAAAGGTGAGTTAATCAGTTTAGATAATTTATTAATCTTGCATGACCAACAGTGGGGGAACTAGAAACCGTAATCAAGAGCTTCGAGCCAATAAAGATCGAGAAGATTGAATCAAGAACCAATTTCATTATGAGCTCCATTGTAGAATTCGGACTTAAACCCAgcatttataattttatttttaaaaaaaaatagaatctaATTACTATCATCTAATGTCTCTGTCCTAGAATTTAGAATCTGTGAAGTTTAAATCCTGCTTCCACCTTTGATGATCACTTCATATGTCTCCGTGCAATGATTTTGGATACAATCTAGGGAAAATGTGCAAATATACTATCAACTTTGCGATTTATAGCAGATATACTCCTCGTttaaaaagtggtgcatatataccctcGTCGTTACACAAATAGGTGTTATTTCAAAAGATCGGGAATGCCTTGAGGAGTTCATATCTGAAATTGGGGATACTTCGGCGAAGGTTTTGGATAATTTTGGCGGAGACTTACAATTGGGTTAACATGAAGATGATgaacaatttatttttttaagtcATTTgacaatttttaaattaaaaaacaaggcaaataattttttaatttgcAAAATAAAAGTTTGGTAATAAAAGAGTAAATATGCACTATTTGTGTAATGGCGAGGGTATCTTTTTTTAACGAGcgatatatctgctctaaatcgcaaagttgaggggtatatttgcccctTTTCCCTATAATCCTTTCCTTGTGTATTAGCTTTTGCGTTTAATTTTGGCCTAATCTCCATTTTCTTAGCATATGCAAAAGATTTTCATTTCTAATAATTGGAGTTGGCAGGTCTGGATCCTGACAAAACTAAAAAATTCAGTAAAGCTACTCTCTGAACACAAAATGGTAACTGGGAGACATGTGGGCTTTAGTTTAGATTTTGTGATAAGAAAAGTACAATATGTTTAGCATCATTATTGCTAAAAGGGCCTTTTAGTAAGACAAGAAATGAAAGTTGGAAAAGTGCATGTCCATAAGCCATTTTTTAGGCCAAAAATGTTGTTAAAATGAGTGTATGATAATTTTCTCTTGTTTTCCTTCTATGAAAATATTATACTTCTATTTTTGAAATACTTGTGAGCTATTGAAATATTGACAGACAGTTTCATATTTCGATCCGATGTCTGGAAGGGCAAGGAAAGACATAAAACATGTGCTTTACGCGCTTGCCATTCGTGTTGTGCTAGGTtattacagtcaaacctctctataatgacagcgtttgtccgaaaatttcatgGATACTATAGTGAGGTGCTGCTATGTATGTATACGAGCATTTGATGTTTATATTTCATTTAGCTGCTATAAACAAAACTACGCAAAAAaatcttcttattttttttaaaactttttatgCTAGTATAAACGAAACCaaaaatacttgttaattttaaaatcccaattgattttcaaattttattaattaaaaattgaaaagacttaTAAATTACTAAGAAATCCATAACTAGTTATACCataccgataaagaattaaaatctaaggaacatatgcatttaaaattaattgaaaatttaaattttcaagTTTGATGTAAGAATCCTAAAATTGTATATTATTTCAGAAATTCCAGTCTCTTAGTAATAATATAATGTTTGAACTAACGAAGATTTTTGTTCAAATTTTCAGCAAAAGGGAATTCAATAGCTTCCCATTGAAAGCTGTCTAAGAACTTAATAGTATAATTGAAGATATTTAGATATTCGTACTAGAAATTTACTATGTACGATtatcataaatattttgatattttattttatagataatatatttcttacaaaatactattacacaatatttgaatgtggctgttatagagaggtaattttacaaaaagtgtaccgctataatgaatgtcattgttgttatagaaaagtaaaatataacataaaaaatgagTTCTGGAGAAAATCATgccgttatagtgaaatgctgttataatgaatgacaattatagagaggtttgactgcaTAAGTAAAATAATGATTTCATTCACTAACTTTAAATTTTTACAAgcttttttctttcaaaataatGATTTCATTCACTAATTTTAAATTTTTGCGAACTTTGTTAGTGATATTCATACCCCTAATTATTTAGGACTTTGACTCTTCTTATAGGCCTTGAGCCGTTGGAATGTACTCAAGTTCAACAGAAAATATTTGTCTACAAGAATTCAATTGAAAAGGCCGTTTAATTATACTAGTATTATTTTATGACTAGATTTGTCTGTCTTTTCTATTCAACACTTTTTTGATAAGTGGTGAATAATAGCCACACATACAGGGAGATGTAGATAGATAGGATAACTTTGTgccaattttattttttgatgTGATAAGAAAATGTTGATCACACAAAACCTTGCTACTTGTTCTTCCGCTAATTTTTCATATCTCTTTCTGAAATATAGAAATACAAGATGTACTAAACATGCAACAATTTCATTTGCAAAAAAGAGAGAATTTTCTGAGAATACAGAAGTCCAAGAAATCTCAATTTTCTCTCTGAAAATTCCTAGAAATTTTCTTGCTCAAGCTGCTGTTGGAATCTTTGCTCTGGGGTTCATTGATGCAGGGTAAATTTTCCTAATGTTTAAactttatttttatataatctacatttagaataCATTTCACTACAAAGGGGTGCAGTGTGAGTGAGACTGATGTTTCAATTTTGAGTTCTGGGAATTACTTGCAGAAAATTGCTAATTTCTGATGAAATTCGTTAGAATTTAGAATTTGGCTGGTCAGTAAGGTTTCCGACGATCTTTTCATTGGAAATCCCTTACCAACGAGCCAATTTCCGACAGGACATCCATCATAAATTAGCGATTTTCTGGTAGTGAATAAAAAAACCCTTAGTAGGGAGCGTTTTCCCTAATGATAATTCTCCCTACGCAACACGAATTCGAATTAGTCATATCAATGTGTTTCACATACCGGGTGGTTAAGCCAAAAAATGACTAAAATAAAAGGAACAAAAATACATTTCAAGCTGCTGCAACAaagtcctttttttctttttttcttttgtcttCCCACATAATTTTTACTTAATATTTCAGGTATAGTGGAGATTGGTCAAGAATTGGAGTGATCTCAAATGAGAATGAAGTTTTACTGAAAATTGCAGCATTTTTTATAGTGCCTTTGTGTCTCTTTGTGATATTTTCTTTCTCTAAAAAAACTGAGGACTGAAAGGTTTCTATCCTCCTTTTGTTCCCCCGTGTGTCTGAGCATAATACATGTAAGCACAAAATTTGGAAGTTCATTTCTAAATGAACAAATTCATGCAGATTCAATTTGTGTCTACAAATATCAAAGCCTCTGATTGTCCTTTACAACTCTTTCCAAAACTACTTAACCAAGGTCTCGGGTAGTCGGGTTTGAGCTCTAGGTATGGAGTTACCTTTATTAGGCTGTGTTTTACCCTCGCTGTGGGACTGTGTGCCGCGAATCCAAATTTAATCGTGTACAATGTGGATTCTAAATACCAGGGGAAACCCAAAAGAAAGATTGGTATTTAATACATTGATACAATTTAATGTATTATAGCAAGTTCTCGCTCGATCTTCCAAGTTAATGTATCAAACTTGCTACTGAGAATTACTATATATTATCATAGATCAATTTAAATGTGTATATATTAtcagtatgtatgtgtgtgtctCTCTCTATATAAAAGCAAGAATAAGGAGTTTTTTGGTAGTCCTCACATGGTTATTTTTGTAATTTCCTAGAGCTACTTTTATAGATGACATGTGTTGTTCTAACTTTAAGAGTTTGTCTTATTTCTCTTTTATGTTGCCCTTAATTTAGTTTAATATTACTTTATTGTCATCACATAATTTggtaaataagaaaaaaaatacttttgaaataTTTTGCAAGACTCTAATTCAATAtctccacaccccccccccccacccagaCCTCCCCGCACCAACTCTTTTGTGTTGCATGTATTGGTGTTTAATCACTAATTTTCTACGTGGTAAAATAAATATGTAATGCTTTTTTATTTTACTGATAAgttaaaatcaacaaaaaaaaatcttacaaaaatataataattcaaGTAGGAGTGCAATTATTTATAAATTCTTTTgctagttttcaaatatataaattttattataatGATTCAAAAGTACTAAAAGTCCACATAGTtagtaatttaaaatattttaaaaaaaatagaaaaatagtcGGATTACCCAAAGAATAATACCTTCACATAAAATGAGAAGGAAGGAACACTTTTTTCCTTaacaaaaaaatgaaatcaaAAAAGATATTACACTATGCTATATAAATCTACTTAGACACATCAGACATTGTGTGTATTCATTGCTTAATGATTCCGTCTTCTGAGATGGGTATCACTAATATAGATATTTACAAGTCTATTTATAGATCTTATTCTCCTATCTTAAGCTCAAAAAATATAGATTCTACTAACAATATTGTTTTTGGCATTTCTCTAAAAGATTTTAAAATTTAGCATTACTATGAATAATTTATTGAGCTCTTATATCGTGAGCTTGCTATTGAAAGTAGTGAATTTAGGATAGCTAATAAAATAAATGAATATAATTTTGTGTTGTTTATTAATTTTAGCTTAAAATCGATCGTCacatttgtttttttgttttcttggAATGTTTCGCAAAAAGAATGAACTGGTCTATTTGATGTTGAATTTCAACAATAGATATTGTAATACGCAGTGCGATAAAGGAAAATAAAGAATAAAAATATTTGCAAACAAATTATTAGCTTCATCAACAGACTGTTGCTTTGTAACACATTAGTTAATTTTCAATTAAATATAGCGTCACTTATCCACTATTCAAGTCatagtttctttatttatttgaGGTTGAAAATCATGTCAGCATTTCTTGGACACTCAAATATCTTTTTGCAATATTTGGTTAGTCAATATTGATTTAATTCAGGAAAAAAGGAGTAAAATTAATCCAATATATGATAAAGTTCAATTTGGATTATTGGACACTATGTTCCCAAAAGCCTTCaatgaaataaaaaagagaaGAGCTCTAATGtcatgaatttatttgaaaataaaaggaaattcttctttaactttcaaatattattatattatgatTTAGTTTTTAAGATTTTGTAGAAAATGGCAAAGTACTGCTCCTTCAATAACCTAATGTCAAAAAGAGcgagtaaaaaataaaaaataattataaatttaattttaattttagtaTTGGgctcgggcttagcacgggccaagTGAcactaatatatgtgtgtgtgtatttgtatgtgtgtatgtatatctatctatctatatattattttaaaagcatgaatataaatgttggttgaccaaaatatccttcaattattaaacgacttttatacccttttaAGTTGAAATTTCTCTAAACAATTATTTCATATGGGATAAAATTGTAATATTACCATTTTCCTAAAATTTAGGACTTTGGATTCAACCAAAAATAAAAGCACGAACATAAatattggttgaccaaaatattctTTCACAAAAACTCACAAGA
Coding sequences within it:
- the LOC132602053 gene encoding uncharacterized protein LOC132602053; protein product: MLITQNLATCSSANFSYLFLKYRNTRCTKHATISFAKKREFSENTEVQEISIFSLKIPRNFLAQAAVGIFALGFIDAGYSGDWSRIGVISNENEVLLKIAAFFIVPLCLFVIFSFSKKTED